The sequence attcaattcaatatccaaatattttttatatatctctaatatattcattcttataattagttactttttatttttcaagctcaagtaaatagttaaataaaaatcatttataattattttcaagatagaaaaattcatttataattattcatttataatttttttaagatatatatatatatatatatatatatatctgataatcagattatttaaatactacaaaatcaataaaatcaaattcaactactttgaTTAGAAAacaatatgcaaaagattgagtatatgactctttactctaaattttgcatggtaaatgttatacaaaattttagatactctttactttaaaatttacatactcaaaataacatataaacaacaacaacaaaatttacaatatttacttttaatatataaaagataaagatacaaaaaattcattttagcaaaacaatatatttgatttaagggtatgtttgcaaaagggtatagaataagagtatttttgcaaatgcctttatattatatcttgaaaataattatcagtgatttttatttaactattagtttagctttaaaattgaaaattaactAAGTATAAgaatgttaatttaatttttagaatttttttaagttttggattctctattttacatttatgatatagttttgaggagttaggatttagtatttggagtttaaagcttagaatttagttattttatatatagaaaatgagttttttttgaaaatagataacATAAAaggttatttttgaaaaatgacatatgaaaagaggtatttttgaaaatcctcaaagaatgaatacattaaaaatatataaaaaatatttagatattaaaaataatattttttaattaataaaaaccataaatgattaaatatagtaattttttagtttttatttttaattttagaatttttttttggtcaacgccAGAGTCAACACCGGTCTTCACCGGAATTAATCAATCAGTGTACCAGATTGTATATCTATAATGTTGaacacataacgtcatataatTCATACATATgaccatgtaatacatatacttgaTGTAGTTGAATATACAATAGTATATTTAGTATGTGTGACTATGTATTCACTTATACTTgatgtagctagccatcttttttcctatattttataccttgtttcaatgttttgaaacccgGACCGAACCAGCCGATTTAACCATGAACCAGAAGGTGTCAAACCCACATATAACCGGAAAAACCCAGCTAAAACCGGCTAACGGGCGGTTTGGGTTATACTAAAAACCCAAGCATTTAAAAACCCACACATAACCGGAAAAACCCAGCTAAAACCGGCTAACCGGCGGTTTGGGTTAATTCCAAGCACTAAAATTTTAACTTACACGTGTTTAAAGATAGTGATGCAGGTACCAACTAATATAGTAAAGCAATTGTACTCTTTCCTCCATCTTTCGATGTgggacaacatatatttttaaactgaAAATTGTTTATTCTTGTACTTCTATTGTGATTTTCTTTTCACCTTCcaatctcacttttttttttttttttcctgtaaacACCAATCTTTATTTTCGTTtggattttacataattatgtatagaaatttataataatgttttaaaataaaactaatgtcaaaaaagattaataaaaccaaaatatacatatataagaataaTATGTATTGAAATTCAGTAAACTTTTGACTCGCGGTCGGATCGGATCGATCCAGTGACCCGGTGACTCGGAAGGCTTTCCGGTTTCCTTCTCGGGTcgggtttaaaaacattgcCTTATTTGTATATCgggttttgtccaaaaaaaaaaagtttgtatatAGGGTTATCTGGAAGACTAATTAAGAAGTCGTTTTGGAGTGTTTTATCCAATTAGATGtgttaatctaaaaattaagaCTATTATTTGATATACATTAGATTTAGAACACTTGAATTGTTCGTTAATTTCCttgatttcttttaagaaaacatCGACCTACCATTTACTTACCGAATAACAACGTTTCAATCTCCGATTCTCCATACTCGAAAATCGaatcagtaaaaaaaagttatacgtTAAAATATCATATTCGATCAAATACAGCATTAAGCTTCCGAAGTCCACCAAGTTAACGACTGTGCAAAATGAGGAAGCTTCAGAAAGTATTGAATTTAAAACTGAAACTCAAGTTGCTCAAATGATTGtataaaattagaatatatatataatagtagtaGATTACAATGTACGATAAGAATCGATTGGAAATAATTTAACATGTGACAAcgaactttatatttttatgtagcCATGCAATGCACGAtcaatttatgaaataattaaGGAAATGATAGATCACTGAAATTCAATTCCATCGTGTCACCCTCTTCACAACTCATGTTCTCGCTCTCTCAATATTAGGAATATTTTTGATATggtttatttcatattttgctAATCATTTGTTACAAGAAGTACATGTACAATTTACAAAGAAGAccttttatcaaagaaaaaaacaagaaagaaagaagtatatacacaaaaataaataagttatatagaaaaaaattattatataaaaaaaacatatcatgatatattatttaatagaGAATTATATGTTATAAACCTATAAAAACATCGAAAATTGGgttaaaaatgtattattattgtctACGACACACCCTTTGCAACTTTGATAGTTCCCTTTTTCTCAATCTATTACATTTTTGGCAAGTTGTCTTTTAGACAAACGAGCTTTGTTTGTTCAAGCTAATTATAATCAGTGTTCGAAAAAGCGTTTTAGGCGTCCGCCTCCGccccgtctaggcgctaggcgctataGCACCTCCTAGACAACCGCTTTGACCGTTTAAAATTAtagtatcatcattttagtgtatttttcaaattttaattccacaaatttaaaatttataaggtttatttctataaacatataattataaatgtttaataggttatttaaaatgaactgaaataatattttatctaaatttgtttttgatttaatatttttattatttttatacatatttttagataattatgtatataatatcatatatataatagtttatagTGTAAAATTGCCTAAATTCTAATTAAGCGTTCTAGGTGCTAGGCGTTAGATCACTGTCTAATTAACACCTAGCGCTTTTTTGAACACTTTATAATATACCGAATTCGtcaatatattacatttttcatTGGTAGAAAAGTTACAAGAAAACTACAGTATCACATATTTGGTGAGAATACGAGCGATAATTACAAACTTATGgaccaacattattaattttaagtttcaaaaaaaaaataataattttatattggcCATGTGGTACGCAAATGTTAtgatatcttaaaaataaaataataactaagctccatatatatatatatatatatatagatccagCAGCCTCTCTTCTTCACACACCtaatctcttcatcttcttcatcacagtCATAGTCTCTACAAACaggtctatctctctctctttcatataCTATGTATGTTATTACCTATCTGTTTTCTGAAAATTCTATCAATCAATATTCAACTGATCTTTTCCTATCTCGATTGTTTCATATAATCAATTTGACTGTCGATCGCACAATACAAAGATAGTTGACCTACAACAAGCCGAATCGGTATTGACCGACTTTAAAACACATAGTACGTGTTTATTAATTTCGGTTATACAATATCCATAACAGAAGCCAAGTACGATGTCTTGGGACGATGGATCGCACGCAAAAGTGAAGAAAGTGCAGCTTACGTTCGATGACATCATTTACTCAATCCAGGTCACGTACGATGGAACCACCGCTCTTCAATCCCAGCTTCGCGGCTCCGTTGGTCCCAAATCTGCCGAGGttagtcccaaaaaaaaaagtcttaatcATTAATTTATGTAAACATAAGATTAAcgtttaatttcatatatataaaatcactcAGTTCATTTTGGATTCGGACGAGTACATAACGGCCCTTTCCGCTTACGGCAAAACGATTGGTACGCAAGAGGTTATAACGGCGTTGACTTTCACGACAAACAAGAGAACTCTTGGACCTTACGGTAACAAATCCGGTTTCCAGATTTCTGCTCCGGAGGCAACCGGTAAACAGATCGCTGGTTTCCTTGGCACCAGTGGCAATGTTCTCAACTCCATCGATGTTCACTATGCTCCCGTACCAACCATTCCACCCCCTGTGAAGAAGCTGGAAGCAAAGGGTGGTGAGACTGGAGCTGTATGGGACGATGGTCATCACGACGATGTTAAAAAGGTTTACGTAGGACAAGGCCAAGATGGTGTAGCAGCTGTCAAGTTTGAATACATTAATGGTTCTGTGGTCGTCATTGGAATTGAACATGGGAAAAGCACAATGCTTGGATTCGAAGAGGTacacaaaacatatttatattggttttttgCCTTTTCAACAAGTTTCAGTATTCATGATACATTTTCGTCTGTGCAGTTTGAGCTTGAAACAGGTGAATACATAACATCCATGGAAGGAACCTACGACAAAATCTTCGGGGCTGATAGTGCTTTCGTGACAATGCTTATCTTCAAgactaccaaaaacaaaacatatggaCCGTTTGGGCTTGAAGGTAGCACACATTTTGAATTCAAGCAGGTAGGTTTCAAGATTTCTGGGTTCCATGGACGGGCTGGTGACGCTATCAATGCTATTGGAgtctatttagctccattaggCATCATCCCTTTGACTCCTGCAACACCATCCAAAAAGCTAGAAGCATTTGGTAGTGAGGGAGGAACTCTATGGGATGATGGTGTTTTCGACGGTGTGAGAAAAGTGTCTGTAGGACAAGCTCAAGATGGTATAGGAGTTGTTCAGTTTGTGTATGAGAAAGGATCTGAAGTTGTAGTAGGAAAAGAACGTGGGAAAACCACATTGCTTGGATTTGAAGAGGTACACTTAATCAGTTTCtgcttttttttatcttttaaccGTAtaggttttgttgttttttcatCTTAACAAGTTTCAATTTTGTTACGTTTTGTGTTCCTTTAAGTGCAGTTGGAGCTTGACTATCCAAGTGAATACATTACGGCAGTTGAAGGCACCTACTATGTAATCTTTGGGAGTGAAAGTCCAGTTATAACTATGCTTAGGTTCAAGACTAATAAGCAACCCTCTATTCCCTTTGGACTTGAAGCTGGCACACCCTTTGTACTCAAAGAGGAAGGCCACAAGATCGTTGGCTTCCATGGAAGAGCCGGTGATCTGCTTCACCAATTTGGCGCCCATGTCCTGCCAATCACCAACTAATCATCATGGAAATCTTAAATATCTTTTGATGATGGTTAATTTATAAACTTTGAATAAGCTGATTCTACTTTACTTGTTTCTTGTTGGTTTACTACTTCAGATGTTTCAAGCTAAGTCTTGTCTGTGTTGTTTGTTCTGCCTTTGATGGATTTTTGTGAtccaattaaataaaagaagtttGTTCGAAGTATTACCCTAGTTCCctgaattttatatatgtagcaCTTTATAGAAACGAAAGGGTTTTAACACTACAATGAAGAAAGCTCTTTTATTTAGATTAGAATCGAAGCAACACTAACATTAAACCCAAAATACAACATCAGACAACACAAACTCCATAAACTCACAACATGACCTTATTAGTACTCCCGGGATATTAGATTGGTTCCACATCAGTTAGCTATGGGTGCAATATTGACTCCAAGGTTGTAAAGATAGTCACCAGTTTGTCCGTAGAACCCAACGATCTTGTGGTCTTTCTTCTCCAGCACGAATTCAGTTCCTCCCTCGAGTCCGTACGGGAAAGATGTTCTCTTGTTTGTCTTGAACTTAAGCGAGATGATGACCGGCGCTTCTACACCATAGATCTTGTCATAGTATCCCGACACAGCTGTGATGTATTCATCTGGTCCTAGCAAAAACTGCACATTGTGcaaccaaattcaaaattcaagaCTTTAGCtaggttttaaaatatatttttaaagaaagacaagatttgaagatgaaatcaaaaaatgaaaagaaccTCCTCTGCCCCCAAGCAATGACTTCTTCCCGTGATCACTTCCAAGGAAAAGCTTTGATGTCTTTTGATAGTCAGCCTTGAAATAAGTCACACAAGAGTCACCTTGTCCAACATATATCTTCTCGACACCGTCGTGAACACCATCATCTCAAGCAACTCCACCATTTCCGCCTTGTGCTGGAACAGTATTGGAAGATGGAGTCAATGGTGTGGACGAAGGAACAATATAAACTCCTAAAGAATGGATCAGATTGCTCGAACTTCCATGGAATCCAACGATCTTGCCGCCTCCTAGCTCAGCTTCTTCTCCAGAGGTTAGTCCAAACGGCTGAGAAGTTTTGCCCTTGAACGTCTTGAATACAAGAGCTGTGATGATCTCTGTTGGTGACCCGAAAAGTTTCTCGTAGTAAACTTTCACAGATGTAATGTAGTCTTCCGGATCAATCTCAAACTGCAAACCCCATCAAcatagtttgaaaaaaaaacaaaacaattttgtgCAATATCAAGAACACAAAGCATTATGTACCTCCTCTGTTCCAAGTAGTGTCTTCTTCCCATGTTCAAATGATACAATCTTACCATCTTTCTCGTAATCAAACTTGACATAAACCACACCAGAGTCACCTTGTCCGACATAAACTTTCTTTACATTGTCGTAAGCACCACCATCGTCCCATACATCTCCTCCACGGCCACCTAGAGCTTCCAATTTGGTTGGAGCACCTGATACCGCCGGAGTCACCGGAGTGGTTGATGGAATTATATAAGCTCCTAAGGAATGGATCAAATGGCTTGAACTTCCATGGAATCCAACGATTTTGCCACCTCCTAGCTCAGCTTCTTGTCCAGAGACTAATCCAAAAGGCTGAGAAATTTTGCCTTTGAATGTCTTAAAGATTAGAGCCGTGACGATCTCTACCGGTGATCCAAAGAGCTTCTCGTAGTAAAATTTCACTTATGTGATGTAATCTTCTGGATCAAGCACAAACTAGCAAAGGAAACACAAATATATGCTCAGTTAGTGATCACAAAGATACTCTCTAAtaacaacaagaaagaaaaagaaatgttttCTACCTCCTCTGTTCCAAGTAGTGTCACCTTCCCATGTTCGCGTGATACGATTTTGCCGTCTTTCTCGTAATCAAACTTGACGTAAACCACACCAGAATCACCTTGACCAACATACACTTTCTTGACGTTTTCGTAAGCACCACCATCGTCCCATTCTTTTcctccacgaccacgaccacctTGCGCTTCCAATTTTGtcgccatttttttcttcttaacctATAGTTTTCGGAACCATTTAAGAAACTGTAAACGTAATACCATAGCAGAA comes from Camelina sativa cultivar DH55 chromosome 19, Cs, whole genome shotgun sequence and encodes:
- the LOC104765485 gene encoding jacalin-related lectin 33-like; translation: MSWDDGSHAKVKKVQLTFDDIIYSIQVTYDGTTALQSQLRGSVGPKSAEFILDSDEYITALSAYGKTIGTQEVITALTFTTNKRTLGPYGNKSGFQISAPEATGKQIAGFLGTSGNVLNSIDVHYAPVPTIPPPVKKLEAKGGETGAVWDDGHHDDVKKVYVGQGQDGVAAVKFEYINGSVVVIGIEHGKSTMLGFEEFELETGEYITSMEGTYDKIFGADSAFVTMLIFKTTKNKTYGPFGLEGSTHFEFKQVGFKISGFHGRAGDAINAIGVYLAPLGIIPLTPATPSKKLEAFGSEGGTLWDDGVFDGVRKVSVGQAQDGIGVVQFVYEKGSEVVVGKERGKTTLLGFEELELDYPSEYITAVEGTYYVIFGSESPVITMLRFKTNKQPSIPFGLEAGTPFVLKEEGHKIVGFHGRAGDLLHQFGAHVLPITN